The nucleotide window ATCGGATAACAATTCTCATCAGCCGTTACGCGAAAATCAAAAAGGACCGGTCCATCTTCCTTAAGGCCCTTTTGAAACGTTGTACGGGCTTCAGACGGATCTTCTATTTTATAGGCCTTGATGTTATACGCTTCGGCGAGCTTCAGAAAGTCCGGCTGGATCGGAAATAACGAGTGTGAATAACGTTCTTCGTAGAAAAGTTCTTGCCATTGGCGGACCATTCCCAGTGAAGCATTGTTCACAATGACGATTTTAACGGGCAAGTTTAATTCCTGTAAAATCGACATTTCCTGCATCGTCATTTGAAAACCTGCGTCCCCGATGATCGCCACCACATCCCGGTTCGGCTCCGCGAACTGAGCGCCGATGGCAGCGGGGAAACCAAAACCCATCGTTCCCAATCCACCCGAAGTCACCCAACGATGGGGGTTGGCGAAACGATAATATTGAGCCGCCCACATCTGATGCTGTCCGACATCGGTAGTAACGACAGCCTCGCCTTTCGTCTCCTCGTAAACCATGTCAAGGAGCGCCTGTGGCTTTATTGTTTTTCCGTCATCGTTATACCAAAGCGGGTATTCATCACTGTAATGCCGGAGGTGCTGATGCCATTCATCATAGGGAACAGGAGCTTTATCAAGCGCCAACAAGTTTTTTAACGCTTCCTTCGCATCTCCCACGACCGGAATTGCAGTTTCTACATTTTTGCCGATCTCCGCAGGGTCAACGTCGATGTGGACAACCTCGGCTTCCGGAGCGAAATGGCTTAAACTCCCGGTGACCCGGTCGTCAAAGCGGGCACCGACATTGATGAGCAAGTCGCATTCATGAAGTGCCATATTAGCAGCATATAGCCCATGCATACCCGCCATACCCAGAAACAGCGGGTGATTACCGGGGAATGAACCTAGGCCCAATAATGTGTTGGTCACTGGAATCTGCTGTTTCGTCGCATACTCAAACAGTTCATCCGCTCCATCTGCGTGAAGAACGCCGGCGCCGGCAAGAATAACCGGTTTTTTCGCCCGTTCTATGGCGTTCGCAACCTTTTTGATTTGCAAGCGATTCGGTTGTACCGTCGGCTGATAACCGGGCATATGAACCGTCTTCGGATACTTGAATTCTCCGATAGCCATTGAGACATCTTTTGGAAGATCAATCAGCACCGGCCCGGGCCTTCCCGTCGTTGCAATATGAAAAGCTTCCTTCATTACACGCGGAATATCGTTCACATCACGCAATTGGATGTTATGCTTTGTGATCGGCATCGTTACCCCGACGACGTCCGCCTCTTGAAAAGCATCCGTACCGATAACGTTCGTTGCCACCTGCCCCGTGATCACAATCATCGGCAATGAGTCGATCATGGCATCCGCGATCCCCGTCACGACGTTTGTTGCCCCCGGCCCGGATGTGACAACACAAACGCCCGGTTTACCGGAAACACGCGCATATCCTTCCGCAGCATGAATCGCCCCTTGTTCATGGCGGGCAAGAATGTGGTGGATGCCCATTTTGTAAATTTCATCATACGTAGGCAAGATGGCCCCGCCGGGATACCCAAAGATGATATCTACATTTTCTTCCGCCAAAGCACGCAATACGATCTGACTTCCATTCAATTTTTGTGTTTGCTGCTCTTCATTTGCTGGTTTCTCTGCCTGTGTTCTCACGCTTGTGCCCATCTCTGTTCCTCCTTCATCGCGTTGGTTCTCCACCATTGGCAATTGGCTCCTTTTCTCAAAAATTTAAGCTTAGGGCGTACTTTTATATTAAAAAAACCTTTTCGTCCCATTGGCAATCATGCCAAAGGGGCGAAAAGGTTTCCGCGGTACCACCCTTGTTTCCGCACTGTTCCATAATGCGGACACTCGGCGCAACATGTTGCGCCTTTTGCTTAACGACCCGGAAGAGACTCCGGACCGGCTGGAACTAATCATCCATCCGTTCATCCCAGCACTCAGAGGGGAGTTCATCAGAAAGGGCATCTCCGCTTCTCAGCTATCGCGGTTCTCTGTAAAATGCCGATTTCCCGATTACTTATCCTCATCAACGTGTTGTTTTTATTTAGGTTAACATGTTTTATCAATAATGCTATAACTGCTTTTTTTTATCCGCCGATCTCTGCTTCTTGCGCATAGATCTGCATACCGTCGGTTGCCACTTTATTCCGGAAACACTTTGTTATATACTCCGTTTCGGGTCCCGGCATCCCATCGTTGATGACGCGCCCGTCAACTTTAACGACCGCGATGACCTCGGCAGCCGTACCGGTTAGAAAAACTTCATCGGCAACATAGACATCATGGCGGGTAAAAGGTTCTTCTTTTATCTTATAGCCTTCCTCTTCGGCAATCTCGATAATCGCCTCCCGAGTAATGCCCTCTAATGCACCGACGTAACCGGGTGGCGTATAGAGCACTTTATCTTTTACGAGGAAAATGTTGTCTCCCGAGCCTTCTGCCACATATCCTTCATTATTCATCATGAGCGCTTCGGGAACATTCGCGAGATTGGCTTCGATTTTGACGAGAATATTATTGAGGTAATTGAGCGATTTCACTTTCGGGCTCAACACATCCGGCCGGTTACGCCTGGTCGCAACACTGACAATTTCAAGTCCGGTTTCATACAGCTCTTCAGGGAAAAGTGCCAATTCTTCCACGATCACCACAACTTGGGCTGCGCCGCACGATTTCGGATCCAATCCAAGATTGCCCACGCCTCTGGAAACAACCACCCTTACGTACGCATCTCTTAAGTCATTTTTACGAATTGTTTCAGCGATTAATTCCTTCATAACTTCGAAATCGTAAGGGATGTCAAGCATAATCGATTTTGCAGATTCGTAGAGGCGAACGAGATGTTCGTCGAGTCTGTATATATTGCCATCATAGGCACGAATGCCTTCAAATACCCCATCTCCATATAGAAAACCATGATCGTAAACGGAAATCTTTGCCTCTTCTTTGCGGACAAATTCCCCGTTTAAAAAAATCCATTGATCATCTTCCATACCTTCTCACCACCTCGTAATACTACACTTCCCTCATTTGTTCACGTCGAGTGGTCAAATGTTTTTCCAAGAACGACAAAATGTATACCATATATATTACGCCGTTTGATTGCTGCGGTCAACCGTTTTCCCAAAAATTATATAAGATTTTTAGATTATCTCCTCGCTTTTTATCAAGGAACTGCTAAAACTGCTAAACATATTTCTAACCTTGACTAAACAATTTAATTCATTTGTGATAAGATATAAAAATATTAGGTTGGCCCACCCTCCATTTGAGCGTTTGTACAACCTTTACTCTGCAAGAAGAACATTAATGATAATTTAAGAAAGGGGCTATGTCCATTGGTCACACAAACAACGCAAAAAAGTAACGAAGAAATAGCAAAAGAATATGTGGAAAGCGTTTATGATACGGTGTGCAACCGTAATCCTGACGAAGCGGAATTTCATCAAGTTGTAAAAGAAATTTTTGACTCATTAATACCGGTCATTGCTCAACATCCTGAGTATATAAAGCAAAGTATCCTGGAGCGAATTGTTGAACCGGAACGACTGATTACTTTCCGTGTTCCTTGGGTGGACGACGAAGGAAACATCCATGTGAACCGAGGCTATCGCGTCCAGTTTAACAGCGCGATCGGGCCTTACAAAGGCGGTCTCCGTTTCCATCCTTCCGTCAACCCGAGTGTCATTAAATTCCTCGGTTTTGAACAAATCTTCAAAAATTCCCTTACGGGACAACCGATCGGCGGCGGCAAAGGTGGAGCCGATTTTGATCCGAAAGGGAAATCCGATGCAGAAATCATGCGTTTTTCGCAAAGCTTCATGCACGAGCTCGGCCAGCACATCGGTCCGGATGTTGATATCCCAGCCGGTGATATTGGGGTGGGTCCCAGGGAAATCGGTTATATGTTTGGCCAGTATAAAAAAATGCAGGGTCGCTTTGAAGCAGGAACAATCACCGGAAAAGGGATGAATTATGGCGGGAGTCTCGTCCGCAAAGAGGCAACGGGCTACGGGACCATCTATTTTGTTGAGAAAATGCTTGAAAAACAGGGCATTAGCTTTAAGGATCAAACCGTTGCCGTTTCCGGTTCAGGAAATGTTTCCATCTACGCGATAGAAAAAGCGAAAGAATTGGGAGCAAAGGTTGTCACTTGCAGCGATTCCGATGGGTATATTTATGATGAACAAGGCATTGACGTTGAAACTGTCAAGCGCCTAAAAGAAGTGGAAAGAAGACGGATCGAAGATTACACCGACGAGCATCCGCATGCGAAATATTTCGAGTCTCCCACGGATGTATGGACAGTTCCGTGCACGGTCGCGCTTCCTTGCGCCACCCAGCAAGAAATTGATGAGGAGACAGCCAACCAATTGATCAAAAATGGCGTCATTGCTGTTGGCGAAGGGGCAAACATGCCAACAACACTGGAAGCGATCAATGTATTTAAGAAAAACAACGTCCATTTCGCCCCGGCGAAAGCAGCAAACGCCGGCGGCGTAGCGGTTTCCTCGCTTGAAATGGCCCAAAACAACATGGGCTTCTCCTGGTCCTTTGACGAAGTGGACGGAAGGCTTCGTGAAATTATGAAAAACATCTATGATAACAGCTCAGAAGCTGCCGAAACTTATGGTTATGCCGGCGACTTGGTTATCGGTGCGAACATTTCCGGCTTCCTTAAAGTTGCCGATGCCATGGTGGCACAAGGGGTTGTGTAAGCATAGATTGATAAAAGCCTCGGTTTTTTAACCGAGGCTTTTTTGGTCTGAAAAATGGCGGATCTTAAAATCCTTCCCAGAACAGTTTATAGTGTAAAAAAGAAAACATGCTAATGTAGGGACTGCTGAATAATGGAAAAAGACTGGCACATAAGCATTTTCCGTTGGTGTTGCCAAAACTGGATGCAAGGAAATCCATCCCATAAACAAAAAAACCCTTGCACTTGGAGGGACGGTGCTGCAATGGCGAGACTCCAGCGGAAAAACGGACGCGTCAAGCCCCCGCAGCGCCGGTTTTGCGCGAGGAGGCTTGACCGTTCGTCCGCGGAAAGCGACATCCCGGCTTCAGCTCATAGCTGCAAGTTGTTCAGCAATCCCTAATGTAGTGAAAGAACTTCGGGCGAAGGACGAGGGAAAAACAATGAATTGTTTTCTTCGATGGAGGAAGCCCGTGTGTAAAATATGTGTAAAACAAAATCAATTTTTGACGTTTCTAAACGTCGTAAACACCATAAAACAAAAGTTGCCCGTAAACACCGACAAATCAATGATTACGAGCAAATATAAATATTTTATCTTAACTCAAATTAACGAAATGGCGTCCCAGGCAGGACTCGAACCTGCGGCCTACAGCTTAGAAGGCTGTTGCTCTATCCAGCTGAGCTACTGGGACATAGCGACATTATCTATATTAGCGAATTGCAAGGGCAGAGTCAATGGCCAATTTATTTTTTTGGCCATTCCTTTGTGAAAGAGAGGTTTTTCATTTCGCTTCCGCTTTCTTTTTCGTAAAAACGGACCGCTTTAACTTCGCGGTTTTCAACCGAAACGAGGGCATAAGTCGGTTCCGTTGGCTTTTTTGGCAAAGTTAAACTGCCGGGGTTCACATAGATAATGTCTTCTTTTTCATAAGCACCGGCGTAATGGGAATGGCCATGGAAAACGATACCTGCGTCTTGTTCCGTTGCTGTTTGTTGCAAACGTTGATTGGTGCTTTTTACTTGATACAGATGCCCATGGGTGACCCAAACGTTGATCCCGTCGATGATAAGTATCTCTTGTTCAGGAAATTCACCAGGCGCGTCTGTATTTCCACTCACTACATAAAAAGATTCCAGGAGCGGATCCTCCTTGTCCAATTCGGAATCTCCACAATGAAACATTGCTTCAACATGCTGTTCATGGCGATCTCTAAGCTTTTTTAAACCCTCGCGATCCCCATGTGTATCACTGACGACAAGCCATTGCATCTTTCCCCACCCCTTTTTCATTTACTAGTGATACTGTCATCCGAAATAGAGCAGCAAACGTTTTTCTTCAGTTTTGAGGATAAGAATCTCGCATAGTATGTGCACCCGCTTTGAGAACAAAACTCTTACATATCCAACAGTTTTGTCTCACTCTCCCCCTCATTGGAAAAAATTCCAAAACAAAGGATGTGAGCCACTCTCTTACGGTCTGTATTCGACGCGATCATCACAAACAGACCGATAGACGCTTTTTTGCTAATTCATCCGCGTTTCGCCCTCTTGCTGTATTTACATTTGTGAGACTGATCCGCTCTGAAACTCGGATTGAGCTAAACCCCCGACGCTTCCCATTCTGCCTTCATTTTTTGCAGCGCTTTGCTACGGTGGCTGATGCGATTTTTTTCTTCTGAGGAAAGTTCGGCTAACGTTTTTTGTAATGCCGGGATATACATAAGCGGGTCATATCCGAAACCATTCGTCCCCCTTGGTTCCGATGCAATTTCTCCTTCGCATGTTCCTTCTACCTCGATAGAATCTCCATTCGGATCCTTATAGACGAGGGCACAAATAAACCGGGCCGTACGTTCCTCCCGCGGTACCTTTTCAAGGCTTCGTAGAAGCTTTTCGTTATTTTTTTCATCATCCTTGTCCTCGCCTGCAAATCGAGCCGAGTATACACCGGGGGCTCCATCGAGCGCATCGACGGCCAATCCGGAATCGTCGGCAAGGGCGGGAAAGCCGGTGTATTCTGCCACATATTCGGCTTTGATCCGGGCATTTGCAACAAACGTCTCCCCTGTCTCCTCTATTTCCGGGCACTGGGGATAGTCACGCAACGAGTAAACCGTTGCTGCACCTGCCAACAAGGTTTCCAATTCCATTCTTTTGCCCTCGTTTTTCGTAGCCAAAACAATGTTTTTCATCGTTTTTTCGGCAAGGATGCCCCCACCGCTTAGCGTAGTGCAAGGTGGTCGAATTATCCGGTCACACCCCAACATCAAAAAATCGGTCACGGATTCGATTTGGGTTGTCCCTCTCTGCGTAGACTTCCCTCCGTTTGAGGAATTAGATCGGGATTGTAAACCCTCTAGAATCAGCCTTCCTTCTGTTTGAGGGACTGAATTGAAGAGCCATTAATGGAAAGCGGCTAAAAATATAAGTTACACCTGTGTATAAAAGCCTTTCTACCCTCACTACGCATCCATTTTCCCATTTCAGTGCCCGATGCGATGCTGGGTGACCAAGTAATTCAACCACGATCCAGTAGGTGGGGGAGGAATTGCCATTGGCGAAAGCCAACCCTTGCCTTCCTCCTTTCTGATTGCCTTAATTTCACTGATTATAGTGTATAATAATAGTAAATGAAAGGTGGTGATAGCCTATGAAACTGACATTGACTGCAAAAATAAAAATCAAT belongs to Salicibibacter cibi and includes:
- the ilvB gene encoding acetolactate synthase large subunit, which produces MGTSVRTQAEKPANEEQQTQKLNGSQIVLRALAEENVDIIFGYPGGAILPTYDEIYKMGIHHILARHEQGAIHAAEGYARVSGKPGVCVVTSGPGATNVVTGIADAMIDSLPMIVITGQVATNVIGTDAFQEADVVGVTMPITKHNIQLRDVNDIPRVMKEAFHIATTGRPGPVLIDLPKDVSMAIGEFKYPKTVHMPGYQPTVQPNRLQIKKVANAIERAKKPVILAGAGVLHADGADELFEYATKQQIPVTNTLLGLGSFPGNHPLFLGMAGMHGLYAANMALHECDLLINVGARFDDRVTGSLSHFAPEAEVVHIDVDPAEIGKNVETAIPVVGDAKEALKNLLALDKAPVPYDEWHQHLRHYSDEYPLWYNDDGKTIKPQALLDMVYEETKGEAVVTTDVGQHQMWAAQYYRFANPHRWVTSGGLGTMGFGFPAAIGAQFAEPNRDVVAIIGDAGFQMTMQEMSILQELNLPVKIVIVNNASLGMVRQWQELFYEERYSHSLFPIQPDFLKLAEAYNIKAYKIEDPSEARTTFQKGLKEDGPVLFDFRVTADENCYPMIAPGKGHHEMEGIRP
- the ilvE gene encoding branched-chain-amino-acid transaminase — translated: MEDDQWIFLNGEFVRKEEAKISVYDHGFLYGDGVFEGIRAYDGNIYRLDEHLVRLYESAKSIMLDIPYDFEVMKELIAETIRKNDLRDAYVRVVVSRGVGNLGLDPKSCGAAQVVVIVEELALFPEELYETGLEIVSVATRRNRPDVLSPKVKSLNYLNNILVKIEANLANVPEALMMNNEGYVAEGSGDNIFLVKDKVLYTPPGYVGALEGITREAIIEIAEEEGYKIKEEPFTRHDVYVADEVFLTGTAAEVIAVVKVDGRVINDGMPGPETEYITKCFRNKVATDGMQIYAQEAEIGG
- the gdhA gene encoding NADP-specific glutamate dehydrogenase, with translation MVTQTTQKSNEEIAKEYVESVYDTVCNRNPDEAEFHQVVKEIFDSLIPVIAQHPEYIKQSILERIVEPERLITFRVPWVDDEGNIHVNRGYRVQFNSAIGPYKGGLRFHPSVNPSVIKFLGFEQIFKNSLTGQPIGGGKGGADFDPKGKSDAEIMRFSQSFMHELGQHIGPDVDIPAGDIGVGPREIGYMFGQYKKMQGRFEAGTITGKGMNYGGSLVRKEATGYGTIYFVEKMLEKQGISFKDQTVAVSGSGNVSIYAIEKAKELGAKVVTCSDSDGYIYDEQGIDVETVKRLKEVERRRIEDYTDEHPHAKYFESPTDVWTVPCTVALPCATQQEIDEETANQLIKNGVIAVGEGANMPTTLEAINVFKKNNVHFAPAKAANAGGVAVSSLEMAQNNMGFSWSFDEVDGRLREIMKNIYDNSSEAAETYGYAGDLVIGANISGFLKVADAMVAQGVV
- a CDS encoding metallophosphoesterase, with translation MQWLVVSDTHGDREGLKKLRDRHEQHVEAMFHCGDSELDKEDPLLESFYVVSGNTDAPGEFPEQEILIIDGINVWVTHGHLYQVKSTNQRLQQTATEQDAGIVFHGHSHYAGAYEKEDIIYVNPGSLTLPKKPTEPTYALVSVENREVKAVRFYEKESGSEMKNLSFTKEWPKK
- a CDS encoding XTP/dITP diphosphatase codes for the protein MKNIVLATKNEGKRMELETLLAGAATVYSLRDYPQCPEIEETGETFVANARIKAEYVAEYTGFPALADDSGLAVDALDGAPGVYSARFAGEDKDDEKNNEKLLRSLEKVPREERTARFICALVYKDPNGDSIEVEGTCEGEIASEPRGTNGFGYDPLMYIPALQKTLAELSSEEKNRISHRSKALQKMKAEWEASGV